The Rouxiella sp. WC2420 region GACTGCCATGGTCGACAGGAATATTGGGAAATTCAGCCCGAAGGTGCCGATCAGAAATAGCATTATCAATGAGGCTTTGAGGTCATCACGAGCCCATACGTAGCGAAATCCTTCGCTAAAACTGCCCCGCGTGCGCAACGCCCTGGCACGGGTATGTAAATCTTTGACGCGAAATAGTGACAATGACACAAGCACGGCGACGAAGCTGATACCGTTAATCAAAAAAGCCCAACCGGTACCTACAGAGGCGATGGTTAGGCCAGCGATAGCCGGGCCGACCATTCGTGCGGCATTAAACGAAGTTGAGTTCAGCGCTACCGCGTTCGATAAATCGGCATCGCCAACAAGTTCTGCAACGAAAGTCTGCCGTACCGGCGCATCAAAGGCTGAAGCGCAGCCGAAGACAAAGGCAAAGATATAAACTTGCCACAGTTGCACCACGCCGCAGACGGTAAGTAAGCCCAGCAATATTGCCAGCACGCCCATGGTTGCCTGAGTCAGCATCAGCATCTTGCGCTGATTGAAATGGTCGGCAGCAAAACCGGTCCACGGCAGCAACAGAATTTGCGGGCCAAACTGAAGTGCCATGACCGTTCCCACGGCCGAGGCATTGTGGTGGGTTAGCTGAGTCAGTACCAACCAGTCTTGTGCCGTCCGCTGCATCCAGGTGCCAATGTTGGAAACCAGCGAGCCGGCCGCCCACACCCGATAGTTGAAGATACGCAGGGAACGGAATATGCCTTTTGCGGCACGCGAACCTTCTACAGCACCAGTCATAAAAGTTGTGTTCTGATAAACATCGGAAAAAGCAGAGGCATGCAAGGTGGCCTTTAATGATGAGCGAAAAAATGAGGTCAAAAGGGAGGATAGTGATAACCACATGATTGAGCAATATTAAAAAATGTATTGCTCAATCATCTTTTAGGCAAAAAATAGGGGGGGGATTTAGAAACGGTTACAACACTTTTTCCAGAAAACGACGGGTACGCTGATGGCGTGGGTTATCCAGTACTTGCGAGGCGCTGCCGGTCTCTACCACTGAACCATCAACCATAAACACCACGCGATCCGCCACCTGGCGAGCAAAGCCGATTTCATGGGTCACCACCACCAGCGTGACGCCAGAATCTGCCAGCTTTTTGATAACGTCGAGCACTTCGCCGACCAGCTCTGGGTCCAGCGCCGAGGTGGGCTCGTCGAACAGCATGACTTTAGGGTTCAACGCCAATGCGCGGGCGATAGCAATACGTTGCTGCTGTCCGCCAGAAAGATGCCGTGGCCAGGCGTGTGCCTTGTCGCGCAGTCCTACAGTATCGAGCAACTCATACGCGCGCTCAATCGCCTGTTTGCGTTTAAATAAACCGTGAACGATCGGCGCTTCAATAAGATTGTCCAACACGGTCATATGCGGAAACAGGTTAAAGTTCTGGAAAACGTAACCACAATGGATTCGCTGTTTGAGAATGGCTTTTTCTTTAAGCTCGTAAAGTTTGTCACCTTTACGACGATAACCGACATAGTCGCCATCGATTTGAATAAAACCCTCATCCACTCTTTCCAGATGATTAATAGTGCGCAGCAGAGTAGATTTTCCTGAACCCGAAGGCCCTAATATTACTGTTACCGTGCCTGGCTCAATGGACAGGCTAACGTTAT contains the following coding sequences:
- a CDS encoding MFS transporter — its product is MTGAVEGSRAAKGIFRSLRIFNYRVWAAGSLVSNIGTWMQRTAQDWLVLTQLTHHNASAVGTVMALQFGPQILLLPWTGFAADHFNQRKMLMLTQATMGVLAILLGLLTVCGVVQLWQVYIFAFVFGCASAFDAPVRQTFVAELVGDADLSNAVALNSTSFNAARMVGPAIAGLTIASVGTGWAFLINGISFVAVLVSLSLFRVKDLHTRARALRTRGSFSEGFRYVWARDDLKASLIMLFLIGTFGLNFPIFLSTMAVGVFHADARGYGLLSSFMAIGTITGALLAAGRESPKFSSLLVGSTVFGIGCLLAAIAPDYWLFAAALVVIGIAALTFMNTSSSLMQLSTEPAMRGRVMALRVGVALGGTPIGAPIVGWVADNCGPRWSLGVGAASGFLAALVGIYAIMQQKKNPRQI
- a CDS encoding amino acid ABC transporter ATP-binding protein gives rise to the protein MSEAFDLFVNRPAPDAPRPIKRVTRHAQNVGRIEINNLSKSYGAFKALNNVSLSIEPGTVTVILGPSGSGKSTLLRTINHLERVDEGFIQIDGDYVGYRRKGDKLYELKEKAILKQRIHCGYVFQNFNLFPHMTVLDNLIEAPIVHGLFKRKQAIERAYELLDTVGLRDKAHAWPRHLSGGQQQRIAIARALALNPKVMLFDEPTSALDPELVGEVLDVIKKLADSGVTLVVVTHEIGFARQVADRVVFMVDGSVVETGSASQVLDNPRHQRTRRFLEKVL